A stretch of Brassica rapa cultivar Chiifu-401-42 chromosome A08, CAAS_Brap_v3.01, whole genome shotgun sequence DNA encodes these proteins:
- the LOC103835248 gene encoding 60S ribosomal protein L18a-2 isoform X2 — MKRSLFTALFPLLTTKMGVFRFHQYQVVGRALPTENEVQPKIYRMKLWATNEVRAMSKFWYFLRKQVKIKKSNGQMLAINEIFEKNPTTINNFGIWLRYQSRTGYHNMYKEFRDTTLNGAVEQMYTEMASRHRVRFPCIQICKRESTKQFHNSKIKFPLVYRKVRPPTRKLKTTYKASKPNLFM, encoded by the exons ATGAAGCGGTCTCTTTTCACGGCGTTGTTCCCTCTTCTCACGACGAAAATGGGTGTTTTCAGG TTTCACCAGTACCAGGTTGTCGGAAGAGCTCTCCCGACAGAGAATGAGGTGCAACCTAAGATTTACAGGATGAAGCTCTGGGCCACGAACGAGGTTCGTGCCATGTCCAAGTTCTG GTACTTCTTGAGGAAGCAAGTGAAGATTAAGAAGAGCAATGGCCAGATGCTTGCCATCAACGAA ATCTTTGAGAAGAACCCGACGACGATCAATAACTTTGGAATCTGGCTGAGGTACCAGAGCCGTACAGGTTACCACAACATGTACAAGGAGTTCCGTGACACTACTTTGAACGGAGCAGTGGAGCAGATGTACACCGAGATGGCGTCGAGGCACAGAGTCAGGTTCCCTTGCATCCAGATC TGCAAGAGAGAGAGCACGAAGCAGTTTCACAATAGCAAGATCAAGTTCCCTTTGGTCTACAGGAAGGTTAGACCTCCCACCAGGAAGCTCAAGACTACCTACAAGGCCTCTAAGCCCAACTTGTTCATGTAG
- the LOC103835248 gene encoding 60S ribosomal protein L18a-2 isoform X1, with product MKRSLFTALFPLLTTKMGVFRFHQYQVVGRALPTENEVQPKIYRMKLWATNEVRAMSKFWYFLRKQVKIKKSNGQMLAINEIFEKNPTTINNFGIWLRYQSRTGYHNMYKEFRDTTLNGAVEQMYTEMASRHRVRFPCIQIIKTATVPAALCKRESTKQFHNSKIKFPLVYRKVRPPTRKLKTTYKASKPNLFM from the exons ATGAAGCGGTCTCTTTTCACGGCGTTGTTCCCTCTTCTCACGACGAAAATGGGTGTTTTCAGG TTTCACCAGTACCAGGTTGTCGGAAGAGCTCTCCCGACAGAGAATGAGGTGCAACCTAAGATTTACAGGATGAAGCTCTGGGCCACGAACGAGGTTCGTGCCATGTCCAAGTTCTG GTACTTCTTGAGGAAGCAAGTGAAGATTAAGAAGAGCAATGGCCAGATGCTTGCCATCAACGAA ATCTTTGAGAAGAACCCGACGACGATCAATAACTTTGGAATCTGGCTGAGGTACCAGAGCCGTACAGGTTACCACAACATGTACAAGGAGTTCCGTGACACTACTTTGAACGGAGCAGTGGAGCAGATGTACACCGAGATGGCGTCGAGGCACAGAGTCAGGTTCCCTTGCATCCAGATCATCAAGACAGCCACTGTCCCAGCGGCTTTGTGCAAGAGAGAGAGCACGAAGCAGTTTCACAATAGCAAGATCAAGTTCCCTTTGGTCTACAGGAAGGTTAGACCTCCCACCAGGAAGCTCAAGACTACCTACAAGGCCTCTAAGCCCAACTTGTTCATGTAG